DNA from Verrucomicrobiia bacterium:
AAAGGGCACCAGTGGCAGGCCGGTTTACTTGCCGCCGCCCGCCGGACTATTTTGAAGCTATCGAATGCAACGGAGCCCAAGCCAGTTTCTTGAGTCATTGCCCCAACCGAAGGGTGGTTGGTGTGCTAACCATGCGCTGCAGCGCCTATGAGGGTTGTCAACCGGGTCATGGATTTTCCGTCAGGTTTTCTTCAGTGAGGCGTTGACGCGCGGAGGAGCTGCGTCAGCAGTCCGGAGTCGCGCACGGCAGCGGTGGGACCGGCGAACCCCACAGATCGTTCCGCTGCGCTGGCAGCCGGCCTTACCTTTTCATTTTAAAAGTCGTGGCTCGGCAGTCGCGCGCCGGATCACCCCGCCGTCCTTCGTTAACCGGCAGCTCTCCGGTTTCGTCCCGGCGGGCCCTTCCCCAGACCACCGCAAACCATTGACGTGCCGCCCACCGCCGGCCGACAATCCCGCCGCCGGAGTCCGGCACCAAACCAATTGACATGAGTTCACCGCTCGAAATCATCGCCCTGACGCGGCAGCCCCGGGATGTCCGCCGTTTTTTCAAGCTCGCCTACCGTATTTACGACGGCGACCCCCGCTGGTTCGCGCCGCTGTTGATGGACATGCACAAGGTGTTCGCGGACGCCAATCCGCTGTTCACGCACGCCGAGATGCAGTTGTGGGTGGCCCGGCGCGACGGCCGCGACGTGGGGCGCATTGCCGGCGTGATTGACCGGAACCACAACGCGTTTCACCAGGAGCGAACCGCCTTTTTCGGCTTCTTCGAATGCGTGGACGACGCGGCCGCGAGCGCGAAACTGTTCGAGGCGGTGGCGGCGTGGGCGAAGCAGAAGGGCATGGACCGTTTGCTCGGCCCGATGAACCCGACGACCAACGACGAGTGCGGGCTGCTGGTGGACGGCTTCGAGACGCCGCCGGTGTTCATGATGACCTACAATCCGCGCTACTACGTGAAGCTGCTCGAAGGCGCCGGGTTCCGCCGCGCGAAGGATCTGCTCGCCTTCGAGTTTGCGGTGGCGGGCAGTCCGCAGGAGCGGCTGAAGCGGTTTCAGGAGAAGTTCCGCAAACGCGAACCCGATCTGCGAATCGTGCCGCTGGCGAAAAAGACGTTGAAGGAGCAGCTCGTCAAGGTGAAGGCGGTTTACAATCAGGCGTGGGAAAAGAACTGGGGCTTCGTGCCGATGACCGACGCCGAAATCGATTTCATGGCGGAACGGCTCAAGCCCCTGCTCACCGACGGCCTGGCGTTCCTGGCCGAAACACCGCAGGAACCGGTCGGCTTCATGCTGGCCATGCCGGATTTCAACGAGGCCTTCCTGCCGTTGCGCGGCCGGCTGCTTTCGCCGGGACTGCTGCGGGCCGTGCCCTACCTGCTCGGCTGGAAGGCGCCGCGATACGTGCGGTGCGTAACGCTCGGGGTCACAGCGAAGGCCCGCGGCCGGGGCATCGAAGCGGCCATGCTGGCGGAAGGCGTCTTCACGTCGCTGCGTCTGGGCATCCAACGCTGCGAAGCCTCGTGGATCCTGGAGGACAATGTGCCGGTGATCCGGATGATCGAGCTGTTTGGCGGCAAGGTTTACAAGACTTACCGCATCTACGAACGCCCGGCCTGACCGGCGGTCAGGGTGGCGATTCTTCCGAAGCCACGCCCAACGACGGTTGGGAAGCCACCTTGTCCGGGGCCGCCGGCGCCCCGGCAAAACGGGCATACAGGCGGTTGGCCAGGGGCAGCAGCAACGCGGTCGTCAAGGCGCCGGCCAGCACGTCCACTGCGTAGTGATAGCGGCAATACACCGTTGAGCCGCACAGCAACACCGCCATGACGAGGTGAATCCAGCGGATGCGCCGCAGATACAGGAAGGAAAAATAGACCGTGACCAGCGCGATGGCGACGTGGCTGCTCGGAAACGCAGCCCCCGGCGCTTCAAACTCGCGGTAAATCAGCGCCATGATTTTGTAAAAGAGGCCCGCCTGCACACTTTCGGGGAAGACCCAGGCCGCTTCGGGCGGCGCGTTGGCCGGCGGATCGGACGACACGATGTCGCTGTAGGCAATGCGCGGGCCGATGACCGGCAGGAAAATGTAAATCAGGTAGCACGCGTAAAACACGAACGACACGACGGAGATGTAGTGGTAAAACTGGCGGCGGTTCCGGAGAAACAACGCCAGGCCGACGCCGACAATCATCACGTAGTAGGAAAAATAGGCGATGTAGAACACCTCGCTCACCCACAACGACGGAAAGGTCTGCATGAACCGGACGCTCGGCTCGAACCCGAACAGCAGCCGGTCCAGATGAATGAAGTGCCCATCCAGATAGCCCGTGTGCAGCATCTGATTGAGCAGGCCGGTTTCACGGTAAAATCCCGTGTAGAGCAGCACCGGATAGAAGTGGCGCAGGAAGTCGAGCACCCGGTTGGCCGGCCGGGCCGCGCTGGCCCTGATCAACCCGTGAATCAGCGCCAGGCATCCGACATGGGCCGCACACAACCAGCCCCACCCCGGCACGGCCGTGCCGTGCAAAATCAGGACGATGAGCGCCACCAGGGCGATGTAACCCTGCGTCGCGTAGTCAATAAACGTGTAATGCTTCGTCATGCGTCAGAGCCAGCCATGCTCCCGATACCAACGCAGCGTGTCCACCACGCCGTCGCGCAAGGGCGTGGCACATTCGAGATCCAGTTCCGCCTTCAGCCGGGCCACGTCACACACCCAGCCGGGCGCGTTCAGCTCGGCGAACTTCTGCGCGTTCAACACGCTGGGCCGCCGGGTGCGCCGCGCCCGCCAGTCCGCCCACTGACACGCCAGCCACAGCACCACCCGCGGCAGCGGCAGCGGAATCGTCCAGGTTCCCAGTTCGGTCGCCATCCGCCGGGCCAGTTCCGCGGCCGTCACCACTTCCGGTGAACCGACAAAAAAGACCTTCCGGCGCGCGCGCGGTTCAATCAAAACGGCGACAATGACCCGCGCCAGGTCGGCCACGTGCACCAGGCTTAAAAACTGCCGGCCGCCGCCGAACTGCGGGCGGAGATGCGCGTTGACCGCCTTGAACAGCCGGAGAAATTCACGATCGCGCGGCCCATACACCGCCGGCGGGCGCAGGATCACCCAGTCCGTCGTGCAGTGGGTCATGACCTCCTGCTCCGCCGCGAGTTTGCTGCGGCCATAATCGGAAACCGGCCGGGGGGGCTGGTTTTCCCGCGCCGGTTCGTCCGGCGTGTGCGGCCCGGCCACGGCCAGGCTGGAAACGTGCACGAATCGTTGGATGCGCGGGCCGCAACGGTTGACGGCCTCCACGAGCTGGCGGGTGCCCTGCTGGTTGGCCGCGAAGAATCCCGCGGCATCCAGGGCCTTGGTCGCGCCGGCGCAATGAACCACATGCGTCACGCCGGCGAGCGCCGCCGCGAGGGCTTCCGGCTGGTCCATGCCGCCCGTCCGGACTTCAACCCGGGAAAGCTGGTTGGCGATGAACTGGCGGTCGCTGGCTGCGCGGAGCAAAACCACCGTGGGAATGCCCTGCGCCAGGAGCTGGTCCAGCACGTGGCTGCCCACGAAACCGTTGCCGCCGGTGAGCAGGACTTTCATGCCGGTGCGGGCCCCGGTCAGATGATGCCGAGCCGCTGGCCGACCTTCTGAAACTTTTCCAGGGCGCGGTCAATTTGCGCGAAGGTGTGCGTGGCCATGAGACTCACACGCAGCAATTCCTGACCAACCGGAACGCCGGGCGAAACGACCGGATTCACAAACACGCCCTCTTCTTCGAGCCCCTTGCAGAACTGGAAGGTCTTGAGCATGTCGTGCACGTAAACGGGCAGGATCGGGGTTTCGGAGGCGCCCAGATGAAACCCCAGGGAAATCAGCCCCTGCTTCATGCGTTCGGTGTTTTTCCACAGCTGGGCGATCCGGGCCGGCTCGTTGATCATGATCTTCAACGCCGCGAGGACCGCCGCCGCATTGGCCGGGCTCATGCTCGCGCTGAACACGAGGGTGCGCGAGTTGTGCTTGAGAAAATCAATTGTGGCCGCGTCGCTGGCAATGAACCCGCCGAGGCTCGCGAGGGATTTGCTGAACGTGCCCATGATGAGCTGCACGTCGTCCTCCAAACCGAAGTGCGAGGCCGTGCCGGAACCGCATTGCCCGAGCACGCCGATGCCGTGGGCGTCATCCACCATGACGGCGGCGTTGTATCGCTTGGCCAGCTTGACCAGCTCGGGCAGCTTGATGATGTCGCCTTCCATGCTGAAGACGCCGTCCACGACGATCAGCTTGCCGGCCCCGTGCGGCAACTGGCGCAGGCGCCGTTCCAGCGCATTCATGTCATTATGGGCAAACCGGATGAATTCGCCCAGGGACAGCCGGCAGCCTTCCACCAGACTCGCGTGGTTGGCCTTGTCGGCCAGGATGTATTCGTCCTTGCCCACGATGGTGCTGACCACGCCGAGATTGACCTGAAAGCCGGTGCTGTAGAGGAGCACGGCCTCCTTTTTCATCAGCCGGGCCAGTTCGGTCTCAAGCTCGATGTGCAGATCGAGCGTGCCGTTCAGAAACCGGGAGCCGGCGCAACCGCTGCCATACTTGCGCACTGCGGCTTCGGTGGCTTCCTTGATGCGCGGGTCATTCGTCAGGCCCAGATAACTGTTCGAGCCCATCATGAGCACCTTCTGGCCATTCATCGTGACCTCGGTGTCCTGCGCGGAGGAAATCGTCCGGAAATAGGGATACAACCCGAGTGCCCGCACCTGGTCGGCGCTGTGGTAGTTCCGCACCTTGCTGAACAACGGCAAACCGGCGGACTCCGCCTCCGGATGGGTTGCGAGATGGCCATTACCCCCCAAGGCTTTGGCTGCGGGTGCTGGCACCGGATTTTGGGGCGTTCTGGCCGCAGACGCGACGGTCTGCGATTGCTTCTGAAAACTCATGTAATATCAGGTTTCTGACGCGAACTGTGTCGCAACTTAACCCCCGTAAATCAATCAAATTCTCGCCTTCCACCATTGCCGCGCCGCCTGGTTCCACGCACGTTCCCGGGCTAAAAACACGAACCGCGGCGGGGCCCACCGCATTTGCAGCATAAATACTCCAGCCCATCGAATTCCGGTGGCCCAAACCTGACCAAATAAGGGCCATCAACGATAAAGCCACGGTTTAAACTGCGGCAGCCAAGTCCGCCCGCGTCGGTTCCCCAAAATTCACTCGAAAATTTGTCCTCGGTCAAAAGATGCGCATCAAATGACAAGATCGGTGTGGTCGGCGAGACGCCGGCCGGCGACAGTGGACGCAGATGTTTATGCGTGCTGAATCTCCGACCAACGAACGCGGCACGGGGCCGCGTTGCGATCTGTGTCCGCTGAACCGGGTGCAAGCCGGCGTTGCGGTGCGCATCCGGCAACTGTGCGCCACGCCCGAAATTCAGACCCGCCTCCGTGAACTGGGTCTGTGCGAGGACCAAATCATCCGCCTCGTCACCAACCGCACGAGCTTCATCTGCCAGGTCTGCAACTCCCGTTTCGCGCTCAGCGAGCAGCTCGCCGCGCTCATTCTGGTTGAGCCGATGCAACCAGCGCCGGTTCGCGGTTGACCACCGCCCGTCCGCCCAGCCACCGCACGATTCCCGCCGCGGCCCGCCGTCCATCGCGCACGGCGTGAACCACCAGTTGCGCGCCGCGCACGGAATCACCGCCGGAGAAAATACCCGGAATGTTGGTCATCTGGTGCTCATCCACGATGAGACCGCCCCAGGCGTTCCTGAGCAGTGGCGCAAAGTCGCTGTCCGCCGCAAACGGCACCGGATCGAATCCGTAGGCGACCAGAATCAAATCCGCCGAGATCGCAAAATCCGAGCCGCGCACCGCCCGGGGTTTGCGCCGGCCCGAACCATCGGGTTCGCCCAGCTCCATTTTCAGGCAATGCAGCCGGTTCAGATTCCCGTGGGCGTCGCCTTCGAGGCGCAGCGGATTGGTCAAAAACAGAAACACCGCCCCTTCCTCGACCGCGTTCAAATACTCCTTCCGGCTGCCCGGCATGTTTTCGAGATCGCGCCGGTAAACGCACACGGTGGATTTGGCCCCGCTGCGGATGGCCGTGCGGAGGCAATCCATCGCCGTGTCGCCGCCGCCGAGGACGACGACATCCTTCCCGCGGCAATCAATGGGTGCAACGACGTGCGGCCCCGGCGTGTTCTTCTGCACGAGGAACGGGATGGCCGCATGCACACCGCTCAAGTGCTCGCCCGGAAGGTCAAGCGGCTTGGCCTGTTCGCAGCCAATGCCCAAAAATACCGCGTCAAAATCCCGCGCCAGCGTCCAAAGCGAGACGTCGCAGCCCACCCGCTGGCCCACCCGCATGACCACGCCGCGTTCCCGCAACAGCGCGACACGGCGCTCCACCACGGATTTTTCGAGCTTGAACGACGGAATGCCGTTGCGCAGCAGTCCGCCCGGGGTTGCCTGCGCTTCAAAGATCGTCACGGCGAAGCCGCGTTTGGCCAGTTCATCGGCGCAACTCAGGCTGGCCGGACCGGACCCCACGCACGCCACGCGGCGGCCGTTCGGCGCCGCCCGGATGACGCGCCGGTCGCGGTGCGCAAACGCATATTCGTTGATGAACACCTCAATGGCGCCGATGCTCACCGGCGCCGAATGGGAGTTCAGGATGCATGCCCCTTCGCACTGCCGTTCCTGCGGACAAATGCGCCCGCAAATCTCGGGCAGGTTGCTCGTGGCGCCAGAGATTTCCGCCGCGGCCAGAAATTCCCCCTCCGCCGCCAGTGCCAGCCATTCAGGAATCCGGTTGGCCAGCGGGCAGCCGCGCACGCACAAGGGATCGGGACATTGGATGCAGCGGCTGGCCTGGGCGCGGACCGTGGCCTCATCGTAGAGGGAATAAATCTCGCGAAAATCCGCAAGGCGTTCACCGGCCGGCCGCTTCGGCGGCAGCCGGCGCGGCACTTCCAGCCACGCATGACGGGCGTCCCAAGGGGTTTTGCCGGGCGCATTCATGGTTTGCAAGGGGACAGCGCAGTCTCCCTCCAAGCGGGCGGTCCGCACACCCATTTATTGCCAAATGCTGCTCAAACCTTGCCACCGTGGACGCCGCGTCGGACGCCGCCGGGCGGCGGCAAATGGCCGCTGGATCAGCCCGCAAACGGCTTCACCATGTTTGCCAAGGCCGTGATCCAAAGCGGATGCTCATTCAGGCAGGGAATCAGCGTGTAGCGCTCACCGCCGGCTTGCAGGAACGTTTCGCGGCCGCGCATGCCGATTTCCTCGATCGTCTCCAGGCAATCGCTCACAAACGCGGGCGAAATGATGACCAGTTTTTTTACGCCCGCCTTGGGCAGGCGTTCCAGTTCGAAGTCCGTGAATGGTTTCAGCCATGGATCCTTGCCCAGGCGTGACTGGAAGGCGACGGACCATTTTTGCGCCGGCACCCGGCACTTTTCCGCCACCTGCTTCGCGGTCTGGAAGCATTGGGCGCGGTAACAAAACTCATGCGCCGGGCCCGGCACCTCGCAGCAGTTCGGCACCGTGAGGCAATGGCATTTCGTCGGGTCCGACTTCTTGATCTGCCGCTCCGGCACGCCGTGAAAGCTGAACAGCAGGTGATCGAAGTCCGTTTGCAACGCCGGCGCGGAAACCGCCGCCAGTGCGGCGATGTAATCCGGCGCGGCATAATACGGCGGCTGCACCGTGAGCCGGATGTGCGGCGCGTGCCGGGCGATGTTTTCCCGCACCCAGACCACGGCCGTTTCGTAGCTCGACATGGCGTAGTGCGGGAACAATGGAATCAACAACAGCTCGGTGATCCCCTGCCCGGCCAGTTTCTTGACCGCGTCCGGCACGCCCGGGTTCTGGTAACGCATCGCCAGTTCAACCGGCACGGAGACGCGCTGTTGCAGGAGGGCCTGCACGTGACGGCTGATGACAATGAGCGGCGAACCTTCCGGCGTCCAAACGCTCTGATAGGCGTGCGCGGATTCCTTGGGCCGGTTGAGGAGAATCATCCCCACGATGAACCGGCGCAGCGGCCACGCGACGTCAATCACGCGCCCGTCCATCAGGAATTCGTTCAGGTAACGGCGCACGTCCGGCACGGACGGCGAATCGGGCGACCCCAGGTTGACCAGGAGAACGGCTTTGCTCATGCGGCTAAGGGCAGTCGTTGCATCGTTAAATCGGGGCCACGTTACCCCGGCGGCGGTGCCAGGTCACGTGGTAACGCGGCCACGCCAGATCACTTCAAAGATTCATCGTGCGGGCGATGCGTTCGACTGCGTTCACCCCGGACACAATCGAATCGCCCAGCGAAATGCCGCCGCGGTAATGGCCGGCCAGGAAGAAACCCGGCGCCTGCGCCTCGATTTCCGTCATTCGCGCGCGGTATTTGCCGTAGCCGAGATTGTATTGCGGAATGGCCTTGGGCCAAAACACGGTGTGCTGGAATGTCGGCTCGCCGTGCACGCCGAGCAACACGCGCAAATCGGCCTGCACCAGCTCATACAGCTTTTCCGCCGGCAGCGACGCCAGTTCCGGATAACGCTCACCGCCGATGTAGTTGGTCAATGTGAGATGTCCGGCCGGCGCGCGGTTCGGAAACAAGGCGGACGAGAAGAT
Protein-coding regions in this window:
- a CDS encoding N-acetyltransferase, translating into MSSPLEIIALTRQPRDVRRFFKLAYRIYDGDPRWFAPLLMDMHKVFADANPLFTHAEMQLWVARRDGRDVGRIAGVIDRNHNAFHQERTAFFGFFECVDDAAASAKLFEAVAAWAKQKGMDRLLGPMNPTTNDECGLLVDGFETPPVFMMTYNPRYYVKLLEGAGFRRAKDLLAFEFAVAGSPQERLKRFQEKFRKREPDLRIVPLAKKTLKEQLVKVKAVYNQAWEKNWGFVPMTDAEIDFMAERLKPLLTDGLAFLAETPQEPVGFMLAMPDFNEAFLPLRGRLLSPGLLRAVPYLLGWKAPRYVRCVTLGVTAKARGRGIEAAMLAEGVFTSLRLGIQRCEASWILEDNVPVIRMIELFGGKVYKTYRIYERPA
- a CDS encoding phosphatase PAP2 family protein — its product is MTKHYTFIDYATQGYIALVALIVLILHGTAVPGWGWLCAAHVGCLALIHGLIRASAARPANRVLDFLRHFYPVLLYTGFYRETGLLNQMLHTGYLDGHFIHLDRLLFGFEPSVRFMQTFPSLWVSEVFYIAYFSYYVMIVGVGLALFLRNRRQFYHYISVVSFVFYACYLIYIFLPVIGPRIAYSDIVSSDPPANAPPEAAWVFPESVQAGLFYKIMALIYREFEAPGAAFPSSHVAIALVTVYFSFLYLRRIRWIHLVMAVLLCGSTVYCRYHYAVDVLAGALTTALLLPLANRLYARFAGAPAAPDKVASQPSLGVASEESPP
- a CDS encoding NAD(P)-dependent oxidoreductase — its product is MKVLLTGGNGFVGSHVLDQLLAQGIPTVVLLRAASDRQFIANQLSRVEVRTGGMDQPEALAAALAGVTHVVHCAGATKALDAAGFFAANQQGTRQLVEAVNRCGPRIQRFVHVSSLAVAGPHTPDEPARENQPPRPVSDYGRSKLAAEQEVMTHCTTDWVILRPPAVYGPRDREFLRLFKAVNAHLRPQFGGGRQFLSLVHVADLARVIVAVLIEPRARRKVFFVGSPEVVTAAELARRMATELGTWTIPLPLPRVVLWLACQWADWRARRTRRPSVLNAQKFAELNAPGWVCDVARLKAELDLECATPLRDGVVDTLRWYREHGWL
- a CDS encoding aminotransferase class I/II-fold pyridoxal phosphate-dependent enzyme encodes the protein MPLFSKVRNYHSADQVRALGLYPYFRTISSAQDTEVTMNGQKVLMMGSNSYLGLTNDPRIKEATEAAVRKYGSGCAGSRFLNGTLDLHIELETELARLMKKEAVLLYSTGFQVNLGVVSTIVGKDEYILADKANHASLVEGCRLSLGEFIRFAHNDMNALERRLRQLPHGAGKLIVVDGVFSMEGDIIKLPELVKLAKRYNAAVMVDDAHGIGVLGQCGSGTASHFGLEDDVQLIMGTFSKSLASLGGFIASDAATIDFLKHNSRTLVFSASMSPANAAAVLAALKIMINEPARIAQLWKNTERMKQGLISLGFHLGASETPILPVYVHDMLKTFQFCKGLEEEGVFVNPVVSPGVPVGQELLRVSLMATHTFAQIDRALEKFQKVGQRLGII
- a CDS encoding FeoA family protein, with protein sequence MRAESPTNERGTGPRCDLCPLNRVQAGVAVRIRQLCATPEIQTRLRELGLCEDQIIRLVTNRTSFICQVCNSRFALSEQLAALILVEPMQPAPVRG
- a CDS encoding NAD(P)-dependent oxidoreductase, which translates into the protein MNAPGKTPWDARHAWLEVPRRLPPKRPAGERLADFREIYSLYDEATVRAQASRCIQCPDPLCVRGCPLANRIPEWLALAAEGEFLAAAEISGATSNLPEICGRICPQERQCEGACILNSHSAPVSIGAIEVFINEYAFAHRDRRVIRAAPNGRRVACVGSGPASLSCADELAKRGFAVTIFEAQATPGGLLRNGIPSFKLEKSVVERRVALLRERGVVMRVGQRVGCDVSLWTLARDFDAVFLGIGCEQAKPLDLPGEHLSGVHAAIPFLVQKNTPGPHVVAPIDCRGKDVVVLGGGDTAMDCLRTAIRSGAKSTVCVYRRDLENMPGSRKEYLNAVEEGAVFLFLTNPLRLEGDAHGNLNRLHCLKMELGEPDGSGRRKPRAVRGSDFAISADLILVAYGFDPVPFAADSDFAPLLRNAWGGLIVDEHQMTNIPGIFSGGDSVRGAQLVVHAVRDGRRAAAGIVRWLGGRAVVNREPALVASAQPE
- the hemH gene encoding ferrochelatase, giving the protein MSKAVLLVNLGSPDSPSVPDVRRYLNEFLMDGRVIDVAWPLRRFIVGMILLNRPKESAHAYQSVWTPEGSPLIVISRHVQALLQQRVSVPVELAMRYQNPGVPDAVKKLAGQGITELLLIPLFPHYAMSSYETAVVWVRENIARHAPHIRLTVQPPYYAAPDYIAALAAVSAPALQTDFDHLLFSFHGVPERQIKKSDPTKCHCLTVPNCCEVPGPAHEFCYRAQCFQTAKQVAEKCRVPAQKWSVAFQSRLGKDPWLKPFTDFELERLPKAGVKKLVIISPAFVSDCLETIEEIGMRGRETFLQAGGERYTLIPCLNEHPLWITALANMVKPFAG